Proteins encoded by one window of Acetivibrio thermocellus ATCC 27405:
- a CDS encoding YjjI family glycine radical enzyme, which yields MERVNETRKKILDIIKSPILTHEQKVASLTNTADSLLEVLDLPQGLDELMNVPADRKCICDLNEGHAPLRPRYIIPDYAKFMKEGSRFLQLAPPTDLYEALNSLLIFYKHVPSVTNFPVYLGQLDTLLEPFMQDVDDTTAKKLLRGFLVHVDRTILDSFSHANIGPKPTRTGRLLLEVEAELTQAVPNLTLKYEEGVTDDDFAIQAVKTALRSAKPSFANHRMFTQELGENYVIASCYNGLPLGGGSYTLCRLILGNIAKRAGGIEDFRTNQLPYVMDIMARYMDSRIRFEVEESGFFENNFLAREGFISRKRFTAMFGLVGLAECVNILLEKEGRPGRFGHDEYATELGESIIKQIYEFSEKHHNPYCEITGGHFLLHAQVGISEDQNISPGTRIPIGEEPDEMIDHLMVVNHFHKYFPSGTGDIFPIDVTVHQNPEYVLDIVKGSFRKELRYLSFYEKNSDVIRITGYLVKRSEIEKLKSGQNVLQDTTALGMGAVMNGKILDRKVR from the coding sequence ATGGAGCGCGTGAATGAAACGCGCAAGAAAATACTGGATATCATCAAAAGCCCGATACTAACTCACGAGCAAAAGGTTGCTTCACTGACCAATACTGCCGATTCTCTGCTGGAAGTATTGGATTTGCCGCAGGGGCTGGACGAGCTGATGAATGTCCCGGCAGACAGAAAATGCATCTGCGACCTGAATGAGGGACACGCTCCGCTTCGTCCCCGATATATCATTCCCGACTATGCCAAATTCATGAAGGAAGGCAGCCGGTTTCTGCAGCTTGCGCCACCGACCGACTTATATGAAGCGCTTAATTCTCTGCTGATTTTCTACAAGCATGTTCCAAGCGTAACCAACTTCCCGGTATATCTGGGACAGTTGGATACGCTGCTGGAACCTTTTATGCAAGACGTTGACGACACTACGGCCAAAAAACTTCTGCGAGGCTTTTTGGTGCACGTGGACCGTACTATTCTTGACTCCTTCTCCCATGCAAATATCGGTCCCAAGCCCACACGGACCGGCCGCTTGCTGCTTGAGGTGGAGGCAGAGCTTACGCAGGCCGTTCCCAATCTGACCTTAAAATACGAAGAAGGCGTAACCGATGACGACTTCGCCATTCAGGCTGTCAAGACAGCCCTGCGTTCGGCCAAGCCCAGCTTTGCCAACCACCGCATGTTTACGCAGGAACTTGGTGAGAATTATGTCATTGCCAGCTGCTATAACGGATTGCCGCTGGGCGGCGGATCATACACCCTTTGCCGCCTGATTTTGGGCAACATTGCAAAACGCGCGGGCGGAATTGAAGATTTCAGGACCAACCAGCTGCCCTATGTTATGGACATCATGGCACGTTACATGGACTCCCGTATCCGCTTTGAAGTCGAAGAAAGCGGCTTCTTTGAAAATAACTTCCTGGCCAGGGAAGGCTTTATCAGCCGCAAACGCTTCACTGCCATGTTTGGCCTGGTGGGTCTGGCGGAATGTGTAAATATCCTGCTGGAAAAAGAGGGCCGTCCCGGCCGCTTTGGCCACGATGAGTACGCTACCGAGCTTGGTGAATCCATCATCAAGCAGATATATGAATTCAGTGAGAAACACCATAACCCCTACTGCGAAATAACCGGCGGTCATTTTCTGCTTCATGCGCAAGTAGGAATTTCAGAAGATCAAAATATCTCGCCGGGTACCCGTATCCCCATAGGAGAGGAACCCGACGAAATGATTGATCACCTCATGGTTGTCAATCATTTCCATAAATATTTTCCATCCGGAACGGGCGACATTTTCCCTATTGATGTTACTGTTCACCAAAATCCCGAATACGTGCTGGACATCGTCAAAGGCTCCTTCCGCAAGGAATTGCGCTATCTGTCCTTCTATGAGAAGAACAGCGATGTTATCCGTATCACGGGCTACCTGGTCAAACGGTCGGAAATCGAAAAGCTGAAAAGCGGTCAGAATGTGCTGCAGGACACCACCGCTTTGGGAATGGGCGCCGTCATGAATGGAAAGATTTTGGATAGAAAGGTGCGCTGA
- a CDS encoding YjjW family glycine radical enzyme activase produces the protein MVATVNKIIPFSTVDGPGNRTAIFLQGCNMNCLYCHNPETRCKCMHCGACVNSCPTGALSFEDEKVRYNCAKCVHCDSCIKACPHDSSPKTVDMTPEQVWRKVEKQIPFIRGITVSGGECTLYPEFLTELFILAQAHGLSTLIDSNGTLDFEHYPDLLAVTDGVMLDIKAFDCEEHKRVTGWSNQVVLKNARFLASKGKLFEVRTVVSPGLFDAEQTITQTSDMLSSYLPIRPIRYKLISYRPMGVRPQYKETLQIPTRNQMEYYAGLLAAKGFKDIIII, from the coding sequence ATGGTGGCCACTGTCAACAAAATCATACCTTTCAGCACCGTTGACGGGCCTGGCAACCGTACCGCTATCTTTTTACAGGGCTGCAATATGAACTGTTTGTATTGCCATAATCCTGAAACAAGATGCAAATGTATGCACTGTGGGGCATGTGTCAACTCATGCCCCACAGGGGCATTAAGCTTCGAAGATGAAAAAGTTCGTTACAACTGTGCCAAATGCGTCCATTGTGACAGCTGCATCAAGGCATGCCCTCATGACAGCAGCCCCAAAACCGTTGATATGACACCGGAACAGGTTTGGCGAAAGGTGGAAAAGCAAATCCCATTTATCCGCGGTATCACCGTTTCCGGCGGAGAATGCACACTTTACCCGGAGTTTCTGACAGAGCTGTTTATTCTGGCACAGGCTCATGGCCTGTCCACCCTGATTGACTCCAATGGAACCCTCGATTTTGAACACTATCCTGATTTGCTGGCCGTTACCGACGGCGTAATGCTTGACATAAAAGCATTTGACTGTGAAGAACACAAGCGGGTGACCGGATGGAGCAACCAGGTTGTATTGAAAAATGCACGTTTTCTTGCATCAAAGGGTAAGCTGTTTGAGGTTCGTACAGTAGTTTCACCAGGCCTTTTCGATGCAGAACAAACCATTACACAAACCAGCGACATGCTCAGTAGCTACTTACCCATTCGCCCCATCCGATATAAGCTTATATCCTATCGTCCGATGGGGGTTCGCCCGCAATATAAGGAGACTTTGCAAATTCCGACACGTAATCAAATGGAATATTACGCCGGGCTGCTTGCAGCCAAAGGCTTTAAAGATATTATTATCATTTAA
- a CDS encoding ABC transporter ATP-binding protein → MEKTSHIDPNVVAVQMTDIVKKFGNFVANDHINLTVYKGEVHAILGENGAGKSTLMNILYGLYKPTSGSISIFGSPVHIESPRHAIELGIGMVHQHFMLVEPFTVTENIILGMEPTKGMVVDIKKARRKVLELSERYGMHVDPDAKIEDISVGMQQRVEILKVLYRGANILILDEPTASLTPQEIEELINIIHNLTADGKTVLLITHKLKEIKASADRCTIIRQGKYIGTVDVEAVSEHDLASMMVGRDVQFVVDKKPIEPGEVIIDIQDLHARDYRGVEVLKGLSLKVRRGEIVGLAGVDGNGQTELVEILTGLRKGESGKVIIGGKDLFNADARTLFDNGVSSIPADRQKHGLILDYSVAYNLVLQNYEQPPFSKRGILKKDAIYKHAAELVEKFDVRGADGGTKEAGKLSGGNQQKVIIAREVTNDKDLLIAVNPTRGLDVGAIEFVHRYIVEQRNKNKAVLLVSFELDEIMSLSDRIEVIYSGNIVGSVPGHEADEKVLGLMMAGGTKNETQKQPE, encoded by the coding sequence TTGGAAAAAACAAGCCATATTGATCCGAACGTAGTTGCCGTTCAAATGACTGACATCGTCAAAAAGTTCGGTAACTTCGTGGCAAACGATCACATCAACCTAACCGTTTACAAAGGCGAAGTTCACGCTATTCTTGGCGAAAACGGCGCCGGAAAAAGTACGCTGATGAACATATTGTACGGACTGTATAAACCGACATCCGGTAGCATCTCCATATTCGGTTCTCCTGTGCATATCGAGAGTCCGCGCCATGCCATCGAACTTGGCATCGGCATGGTGCATCAGCACTTCATGCTGGTGGAACCCTTTACCGTTACCGAAAACATTATTCTCGGCATGGAGCCCACCAAAGGTATGGTGGTGGACATCAAAAAGGCACGCCGGAAAGTGTTGGAACTGTCCGAGCGCTATGGCATGCATGTGGATCCCGATGCCAAAATCGAAGACATTTCGGTAGGAATGCAGCAGCGTGTTGAAATCCTTAAAGTTCTGTACCGGGGCGCCAATATCCTTATTCTCGACGAGCCCACCGCCTCGCTGACACCGCAGGAAATCGAGGAACTGATCAACATCATCCACAACCTCACAGCCGACGGCAAAACCGTGTTGCTAATCACTCATAAGCTGAAGGAAATCAAGGCTTCGGCTGACAGGTGTACCATTATCCGACAGGGCAAATATATCGGCACTGTCGATGTAGAAGCTGTCAGTGAACACGATCTGGCTTCCATGATGGTAGGCCGCGATGTTCAATTTGTGGTGGACAAGAAGCCCATTGAGCCAGGTGAAGTCATTATTGACATACAGGACCTGCACGCCAGGGATTACCGCGGCGTGGAAGTGCTTAAGGGTTTAAGCCTTAAAGTGCGCCGTGGTGAAATCGTGGGTTTAGCCGGCGTAGACGGCAATGGTCAGACCGAGCTGGTGGAGATTTTAACCGGTTTGCGGAAAGGCGAATCCGGAAAAGTCATAATAGGCGGCAAAGATTTGTTCAACGCCGATGCACGTACACTGTTTGATAATGGCGTATCCAGCATTCCGGCCGACCGGCAAAAGCACGGGCTGATACTGGATTATTCTGTAGCTTACAATCTGGTTCTGCAAAATTATGAACAACCCCCTTTCTCCAAACGCGGTATTTTAAAGAAAGATGCGATTTACAAGCATGCGGCAGAGCTTGTCGAAAAATTTGACGTCCGGGGTGCTGACGGCGGCACCAAAGAAGCAGGCAAGCTGTCCGGCGGTAACCAGCAAAAGGTAATCATTGCCCGTGAGGTTACCAATGACAAGGATTTGCTTATCGCCGTTAATCCGACTCGCGGTTTGGACGTAGGCGCCATCGAGTTTGTTCACCGTTATATTGTGGAGCAGCGCAATAAAAATAAAGCTGTATTGCTGGTGTCCTTTGAACTGGATGAAATCATGAGCCTTTCCGACAGGATTGAAGTCATTTACAGCGGTAATATCGTAGGCAGTGTGCCAGGCCACGAGGCCGATGAAAAAGTCCTAGGACTGATGATGGCAGGAGGAACTAAAAATGAAACACAAAAACAACCAGAATAA
- a CDS encoding ABC transporter permease, producing the protein MKHKNNQNNKPSQNILKIKAQRLIHQNALYTIIAIFFGFLVGGIFLWAAGFSPIEAYAKLFSSVFSRPKYLIWSVIYATPLIFTGLSVAFSYKMGVFNIGAEGQFVVGSLAALCVGILVDAPPGLHVLLCMLAAVAAGMLWSFLVAVLRVRFGINEVLSFIMFNWIAFYFSNYVVNTAAIHKVGGGEASKDIRESARILLPQSLQNIFQSNKANYGIFLAIIAAIVIWFILTKTTLGYKVQAVGLNPHAAKYGGINSNKTMYIAMSLSGALAALGGAVQLMGNSMRISQFAGQEGFGFQGITVALIASSHPIGCIFSGLFYGAMKYGGSKLNLIDAPTEVVDIIMGTIVLFIAISHVFRYLITRRLKNKEDK; encoded by the coding sequence ATGAAACACAAAAACAACCAGAATAACAAGCCCTCTCAGAATATTTTGAAAATTAAAGCACAAAGACTAATTCATCAAAATGCCCTATATACCATTATTGCTATTTTCTTCGGATTTCTGGTCGGCGGCATTTTCCTGTGGGCAGCCGGCTTCAGTCCCATTGAAGCATATGCAAAGCTGTTCAGCAGCGTGTTCAGCCGTCCCAAATATCTCATTTGGTCGGTGATCTATGCAACTCCGCTGATATTTACGGGGTTAAGCGTGGCATTTTCTTACAAAATGGGTGTTTTCAACATCGGCGCCGAAGGGCAGTTTGTTGTAGGCTCACTGGCTGCTCTGTGCGTAGGCATCCTGGTGGACGCTCCTCCCGGGTTGCACGTGCTGCTATGTATGCTGGCCGCTGTTGCCGCCGGCATGCTGTGGAGCTTTCTGGTGGCAGTGCTGCGCGTCCGGTTCGGTATCAATGAAGTTTTGTCCTTCATTATGTTCAACTGGATCGCCTTTTATTTTTCAAATTATGTAGTCAATACTGCAGCTATTCACAAGGTTGGCGGCGGAGAGGCTTCCAAGGATATTCGCGAATCTGCAAGAATTCTGCTGCCCCAATCGTTGCAGAATATTTTTCAGAGTAATAAAGCCAACTACGGTATTTTCCTGGCAATTATTGCGGCAATTGTTATTTGGTTTATCCTGACGAAAACCACTCTTGGCTATAAAGTACAGGCCGTTGGTCTCAATCCTCACGCAGCCAAATACGGCGGTATTAATTCCAACAAGACGATGTATATTGCCATGAGCCTGTCGGGTGCTCTGGCAGCTTTGGGCGGTGCCGTGCAACTGATGGGTAACTCCATGCGCATCAGTCAGTTTGCCGGACAGGAAGGCTTCGGCTTCCAGGGAATCACCGTTGCGTTAATCGCAAGCTCTCACCCTATTGGTTGTATTTTTTCAGGGCTGTTTTACGGTGCCATGAAATACGGCGGCTCCAAGCTCAATCTAATTGATGCTCCCACAGAAGTCGTTGACATCATTATGGGCACCATCGTGCTCTTTATCGCCATATCACATGTATTCCGCTATTTAATTACAAGACGGCTTAAGAATAAGGAGGACAAATAA
- a CDS encoding ABC transporter permease has protein sequence MEELIKNLGLVINATLIATPPLLYAALGSTFSERSGVVNIGIEGMMTIGAFVGAAVAHFTGNAWLAFLCGGLVGALFGLIHAIACVSFGADQTISGTAINFLAPGVAIFVCKALFEQSSNTPPLDTAQKLPKLFNGVFEVGSFWNNVLNTYVATYLAFVAVAIVWFIFYKTRFGMRLRAVGEHPKACETQGINVFRIRYIAVIASGFFAGLGGAYVTLCTVSQFRPEVIVGQGFIAIAAVIFGKFTPHGAMGACLLFGLCNGLKVLLGSGNVISPNLISMIPYVVTIITLVLFVGKSRVPAASGKPYLKQK, from the coding sequence ATGGAAGAACTGATTAAAAATCTCGGCTTGGTTATTAACGCCACACTGATAGCTACACCTCCTTTGCTTTATGCTGCATTGGGCTCCACTTTTTCGGAACGCAGTGGCGTCGTTAACATTGGTATTGAAGGTATGATGACCATCGGTGCTTTTGTAGGCGCGGCAGTGGCTCATTTCACCGGCAATGCCTGGCTGGCCTTTTTATGCGGAGGACTGGTTGGAGCTCTCTTCGGACTGATTCATGCCATAGCCTGCGTTTCTTTCGGCGCAGACCAGACCATTTCCGGTACTGCCATAAACTTTTTGGCACCCGGCGTAGCTATCTTCGTATGCAAAGCACTGTTTGAACAATCCTCAAACACTCCTCCGCTGGACACAGCTCAAAAGCTGCCCAAGCTGTTCAACGGTGTTTTCGAGGTGGGAAGTTTCTGGAATAATGTTCTTAACACCTACGTTGCTACTTATCTGGCTTTTGTGGCAGTGGCTATCGTATGGTTTATCTTCTACAAGACCAGATTCGGCATGCGTCTTCGTGCCGTAGGTGAGCATCCCAAGGCTTGTGAAACTCAAGGTATCAATGTATTCCGCATCCGCTACATTGCCGTGATTGCTTCCGGCTTTTTCGCAGGTCTTGGTGGTGCTTATGTTACCCTGTGCACTGTCAGCCAGTTCCGTCCGGAAGTTATTGTCGGCCAGGGCTTTATCGCCATCGCCGCTGTTATCTTCGGTAAATTCACCCCTCACGGAGCCATGGGTGCCTGCCTGCTGTTCGGATTGTGCAACGGCTTAAAGGTTCTTTTGGGTTCAGGCAATGTAATATCGCCCAACCTGATTTCCATGATTCCTTACGTTGTAACAATCATTACGCTGGTACTGTTTGTCGGTAAATCCCGCGTACCTGCCGCCAGCGGCAAACCGTATTTAAAACAGAAGTAA
- a CDS encoding cytidine deaminase, which produces MTRSELISHALQARKQSYSPYSHFAVGAALLSKDGRLYTGCNIENAAYTPSNCAERTAFFKAVSEGVREFSAIAIVGGPEGADTLALCAPCGVCRQVMMEFCDPKTFEVILAKDPQHYEIFTLEQILPMGFGPKDLEK; this is translated from the coding sequence ATGACACGATCTGAGTTGATTTCCCATGCTTTACAAGCACGTAAACAATCCTATTCCCCCTATTCGCATTTTGCGGTAGGTGCAGCACTGCTGTCCAAAGATGGGAGGCTGTATACCGGCTGCAACATAGAAAATGCGGCCTATACACCCAGCAACTGCGCTGAACGTACTGCTTTCTTTAAAGCAGTCAGCGAAGGTGTCAGGGAGTTTTCCGCCATTGCCATTGTTGGTGGTCCGGAAGGAGCGGACACTCTGGCTTTGTGTGCCCCCTGCGGCGTGTGCCGCCAAGTCATGATGGAATTTTGCGATCCAAAAACTTTCGAAGTAATACTTGCAAAAGACCCTCAGCATTATGAAATTTTCACATTGGAGCAAATCCTCCCCATGGGTTTTGGACCAAAGGATTTGGAAAAATAA
- the deoC gene encoding deoxyribose-phosphate aldolase produces MNTQDILSHVDHTLLLQTATWPEIQALCDDAIKYQTASVCIPPCYVARAKEYVGDRMVICTVIGFPNGNMTTAAKVFETQDAIANGADEIDMVINIGALKNKEYDYVLKEIKAIKQACGERILKVIIETCLLTEEEKIVMCDLVTRSGADYIKTSTGFSTAGATFEDIELFAKHVGPNVKIKAAGGISNFNDARKYIELGADRLGTSRLVKLMKSQSYDGLY; encoded by the coding sequence ATGAATACACAAGACATATTATCCCATGTGGATCACACATTACTGTTGCAAACTGCTACCTGGCCCGAAATCCAGGCACTTTGTGACGATGCTATCAAGTATCAAACCGCTTCAGTATGCATTCCGCCATGCTATGTGGCCCGCGCAAAAGAGTATGTAGGCGACCGCATGGTTATCTGTACCGTTATCGGCTTTCCCAATGGCAATATGACTACTGCCGCCAAAGTTTTTGAAACCCAGGACGCCATAGCAAACGGCGCAGATGAAATCGATATGGTCATCAATATAGGCGCCTTGAAAAACAAAGAATACGACTATGTACTTAAGGAAATTAAAGCCATTAAGCAAGCCTGCGGTGAACGTATTCTGAAAGTCATCATTGAAACATGCCTGCTTACTGAAGAAGAAAAGATTGTTATGTGCGATTTGGTAACCAGATCCGGGGCAGACTATATCAAAACCAGTACGGGATTTTCCACTGCAGGCGCCACCTTTGAGGATATTGAGCTGTTTGCAAAACATGTTGGCCCCAATGTCAAAATTAAGGCAGCGGGTGGCATTTCCAATTTTAATGATGCCAGGAAATATATAGAGCTCGGTGCTGACCGTCTGGGAACCAGCCGTCTGGTGAAACTCATGAAATCCCAGTCGTATGACGGTTTGTATTGA
- a CDS encoding response regulator transcription factor, with translation MNKVLIVEDEDIMRKGLMFMPKWHEVDCIVVGEAVNGQDGLEKIQKYRPDIVIADINMPVMDGLEMLEKSIREYGYDAIIVSGYGEFEYARRGISLGVTEYLLKPIDYSKLYEAIRKIQAKRNADTNIKNAIRQIDAEKKKLGILEYKERKTGNRYVDFMIQTIHDNYHTRLALTDISEQCRMSCTYLNVKFKNETGYTFNDYLNRYRIQKAVDLLRENQYKIYEIAEMVGFSDYKYFIKVFKKYIGCSPARFISENTD, from the coding sequence ATGAATAAGGTGTTAATTGTAGAAGATGAAGACATTATGCGAAAAGGATTAATGTTTATGCCAAAATGGCATGAAGTGGATTGCATTGTGGTAGGAGAGGCGGTAAATGGCCAGGATGGTTTGGAGAAAATTCAAAAGTACCGTCCGGACATTGTAATTGCAGACATTAACATGCCGGTCATGGACGGGCTTGAAATGCTGGAAAAAAGTATACGGGAATATGGGTATGATGCTATTATTGTGTCAGGCTATGGGGAATTTGAATATGCAAGAAGAGGTATTAGCCTGGGAGTTACGGAATACCTGTTAAAGCCAATTGATTATTCTAAGCTCTATGAAGCCATTCGAAAGATTCAGGCTAAGAGAAATGCCGATACGAATATAAAGAATGCAATTCGTCAGATAGATGCTGAAAAGAAAAAGTTAGGAATCCTGGAATATAAGGAAAGGAAAACAGGGAACCGTTATGTAGATTTTATGATTCAAACAATTCATGACAATTATCATACACGGCTGGCTCTTACCGATATTAGTGAGCAATGCCGAATGTCCTGTACTTATCTGAATGTAAAATTTAAAAATGAGACGGGATATACATTTAACGATTATCTGAATCGGTATCGTATCCAAAAGGCGGTAGATTTGTTAAGAGAAAATCAGTATAAGATATATGAAATTGCAGAAATGGTTGGTTTTTCCGATTATAAATATTTTATTAAGGTATTCAAAAAATATATCGGTTGTTCTCCGGCACGTTTCATAAGCGAAAACACAGATTAG
- a CDS encoding sensor histidine kinase produces the protein MASNRYRSYVQRTFYRYTFSIILFLCILVILFLIINIKWLTTSKSQRNNAKIAEVLEQEIVSYKEGLKALANDYRIINLCKRQTKEQTANVNRLLYDFSNSQEIRGVFTLVDLQGNLICSNLYKDNRNIFLQSFLYKSLVSKMLSDPQRTFLVPSRLNYSYNQTGDLLIGCTVKDGNEAVGFLFFELLDEEIYETVSRYNVDDVILTDQFNNLIFSIGRQSEDSMGKYPVGSSQFEKNQVDIIELNGKQYLIIKSILNDGTLYLYTLTSISFQQDLFRYAILFVVIMGILILTLLKPLTLLVTDKNLHAIEELRKSILEMGRGNMEYSLRPHVFEEFQELNDTFRQMVLQREELQKRNNELMERKRIMEIRQLEEKINPHFLFNVLETLRYEVMIDPAKASEMIMAFANIMRYNIYYRDTIVPLKTDIEHVKDYLMLQKMRYNRRLTYSIDIPEELMECKVPKLVIQPIVENALKHGMKNVETINVNITASVENENLRLSVEDNGSGIEPEILNELIKDLEREDVYKEHIGMYNSHRVIRLLYGPPYGLKIESTYGKGTVVNIILPINRGDDNE, from the coding sequence ATGGCATCTAATCGGTATAGAAGCTATGTACAGAGAACATTTTACCGTTATACCTTTTCAATAATACTGTTTCTTTGCATATTGGTAATTTTATTTCTGATAATTAATATCAAATGGCTTACCACAAGCAAAAGTCAGAGGAACAATGCAAAGATTGCAGAGGTTTTGGAACAGGAAATAGTAAGTTACAAAGAAGGGTTAAAAGCTCTTGCTAACGATTACCGTATAATAAACTTGTGTAAACGACAAACAAAGGAACAGACTGCAAATGTAAATCGCCTGCTCTATGATTTCTCAAATTCTCAGGAAATTCGTGGAGTATTTACTCTTGTAGATTTACAAGGAAACTTAATTTGTTCAAATCTGTATAAAGACAATCGCAATATATTTTTGCAAAGTTTTCTGTATAAAAGTTTAGTTTCAAAAATGTTATCAGATCCCCAGAGAACTTTTTTGGTTCCCAGTCGTCTGAATTATTCCTATAATCAGACGGGAGATTTGCTGATAGGATGTACTGTGAAGGATGGAAATGAAGCTGTAGGCTTTTTGTTTTTTGAATTGCTTGATGAGGAAATATATGAGACTGTAAGCAGATATAATGTAGATGATGTGATTTTAACCGATCAATTTAACAATTTAATTTTTTCTATTGGAAGACAAAGCGAGGACTCTATGGGAAAGTATCCCGTTGGAAGTTCTCAGTTTGAAAAAAATCAAGTTGATATAATTGAATTAAATGGGAAGCAATATCTGATAATAAAGAGCATTCTTAACGACGGCACCTTGTATCTGTATACTTTGACATCTATAAGTTTCCAGCAGGATCTTTTTCGATATGCGATTTTGTTCGTTGTGATTATGGGAATATTAATACTGACACTTCTGAAACCTCTGACTTTGCTTGTTACAGACAAAAATTTACATGCCATAGAAGAGCTTAGAAAATCTATATTGGAAATGGGAAGAGGGAATATGGAGTATTCGTTGCGTCCGCATGTTTTTGAGGAGTTTCAGGAATTGAATGATACTTTCCGGCAAATGGTGTTGCAGCGCGAAGAGCTTCAAAAAAGAAACAATGAGCTGATGGAGAGAAAAAGAATAATGGAAATCAGACAACTGGAAGAAAAAATTAATCCTCATTTTTTATTTAATGTTCTGGAAACTTTACGTTATGAGGTTATGATTGATCCGGCTAAAGCTTCAGAGATGATAATGGCTTTCGCAAATATAATGCGTTATAACATATATTATCGAGATACCATTGTACCTCTTAAGACGGACATAGAACATGTAAAAGATTATTTAATGTTGCAAAAGATGCGTTATAATCGTCGTTTGACATATAGTATTGATATACCTGAGGAACTTATGGAATGTAAAGTTCCCAAATTAGTAATCCAACCAATTGTAGAGAATGCATTAAAACATGGGATGAAAAATGTTGAAACTATTAATGTAAACATTACTGCCTCCGTTGAAAATGAAAATTTGAGGCTGAGTGTTGAGGATAATGGTTCAGGGATTGAACCTGAAATACTGAACGAATTAATTAAGGATTTGGAAAGAGAAGATGTATATAAAGAACACATAGGAATGTATAATTCCCACAGAGTTATCAGACTGCTATACGGACCGCCGTATGGATTAAAAATAGAAAGTACCTATGGAAAAGGCACAGTGGTAAATATAATTCTTCCAATAAACAGGGGAGATGATAATGAATAA